In Carbonactinospora thermoautotrophica, the genomic stretch GTGAGCAGCGCCCGGGAGCCGGAGCGCGCCAAGCGACCCCGCTCAGCGGCGGCGGCCGAACTGGCGGGAGACCCTGGCCAGCACGCCGCGCGGGGTGCACCGGGCGATCGTGGTCAGCGCCTTGTACTGCGCGCTGGGCACGCTCACCACGATCCCGCGGCGCAGGTCCTTGAGGACGCCCTCCACGATCTCGTCCGCCTCCAGCCACATCCAGTCGGGGATGCTGTCGGTCTCGATGCCGGCCCGCTGGTGGAACTCGGTGTGGACGAAACCCGGGCACACCGCGATCACCTTCACGCCCTTGTCGGCGACCTCGGCAGCCAACCCCTCGGTGAAGCTGGTCACCCACGCCTTGGCCGCGCCGTACGTGCCACGTGGCAGGAACCCGGCAACCGAGGAGACGTTGATGATCGCGCCCCGGCCGCGCGCGACCATGCCGGGCAGCGCCGCATGGGTGAGCCGCAGGACGGCGCGGACGAGCACGTCGAGCATGCGCTCCTCGTCCTCGATCGGCGACCGCAGGAACGACGCGTTCGTCCCGAAGCCCGCGTTGTTGATGAGCACGTCGACCGGACGATCCGGATCGCGGAGACGCTCTTCCACGGCCTGGCACCGGGCTCGATCGGACAGGTCGGCGGGCATGACCTCGACGGGCACGCCGTAGGTGTCCCGCAGGCCTGCAGCGGTCTGGTCGAGCCGAGCCGTGTCACGCGCCACAAGGATGAGGTCGTATCGGGCTGCGGCGAGCCGTCGGGCGAACGCAGCACCGATCCCCGCCGTAGCGCCGGTGATGAGGGCCGTCGTCATGAACCAACCCTTGCACGCCGTTCCTCTGGAGTCTGCACGGGGTCCCCGATAAGGATCGTCCATGATCGGCCCTGCCGCCAGTTCGAACGTGCCGCTCCGCCGGCGGCGCCGCGCCGGGGACGGCGACCTCGTGCCGCGCGCGGCGCGCGGACCGATCTTGATCGCGCTCACGGTGCTCCCGGCGCCCAGCCGCTCACGGTCGGGGCACCGGTGGCGGGACTCGGCCTTCGGCCCGAGATCGTGGCATCGTCCGGAGTCGCGGACGCTCACCAGCCTATCGGCCCAGCCCGGGTAGCGAGGACCAGGAATTCTCGCCCTTGACATGCTCAGGGCACAAGCCCGATCCTTTATAGGAGGGCTAATGGTGTTTTGCGAATTTCCTGGCGTAAGGGGATGCCCCAGGCTGCTCCCGAAAATCTGCTGACAGCACCCGACGAAGGTCAGGTTCGCGCCGCGTCGACTTGATTCGTGCGCTGCCTGTTTTACGCATGGTATTCGATTTCCGTTAGCGGCCTCTGAGGCTCGGCTCACCGGCACGACCTGTGGCGAATGGTCGGATCGTTGACGGCCGTCCGACCGCTGATACGCGGATGCGAGGTTGTCCGTGAAGGCGAACCCGCACGCCGCGATTCGTGAGGACCCGACGAGGACCTGATGAGGAACCTGACCGCCGTCGCGGAACTGGAGCGCCGGTTCCCCGGGGCCGTTACCGTGTTCGTCGAAAACAGCGCGGACGATTTCACACCGGCCTTCCGGCGCGGACCGCTCCGGCACGACACCCGTCGAACGCGACCCTCGGCGCCTCCTGCGATGCACCGCATCAAGTACGGCAACGAGCCGGCGACGTCGGGCGTCGCCGGCGGAGGTGGTGACAGGAGTGTTCTCGCACAACGTGACCTATGTGTTCCGGCCCGGGGGAGTCGCCCTTCCTGACATCCCGGTCGTCCACCGGTGGCCGGAGTGGACGTTGCGGGGGATTTCTCAGGTCGTCTTCCAGAACAACTGGCTCACCGGGCTGATCATTCTCGGCGCCATCTTCTACAATTCGTGGGTCTACGGCGTGGCGTGCCTGGTGGGCACGGTGACGAGTACCGTTACCGCGGTCCTCCTGAAGGCCGACCGGAACATGGTGAAAGCAGGCCTCTTCGGCTTCAACGGGGCGTTGCTCGGCATCGGCCTCAACGCCTTCATGAGCCAGAACTTCACCAACGGCGAACTCCCCAGCTGGCGGCTCTATCTGTACATCGTGCTCGGCGCCGCGTTCACCGCTGTCGTGTTCTCGGCTCTGTTGACCGCGTTCAGGCCGTTCGACATCCCGGCGCTGACCGCTCCGTTCGTGATCGCGGCCTGGTTGTTCATCTTTGCGGTCGTGAGGTTCGCCCACTTGCCACCCGGCCCACTGCTGACGCCCGGCCTGCCGTCGCCGGTGCAGGGTGCCGGGGACCAGTACACGTGGACCACCTGGTATCAGGGAATCGGCAAAGGCGTCGGGGAGATCTTCTTCCAGGACAACTGGATCATCGGTTTCCTGATCGTCCTCGGCATCCTCGTGAACTCGCGAATCTCGGCCGGGATGGCGCTGCTCGGCTCGGTGCTGGCGCTCGCGACGGCCATCGTGCTCGGCGCCCCCGAGAGCATGGTCCGTGGCGGTCTCTTCGGGTTCAACGCGGCCCTGACCGCGATAGCGCTCGGCGGCTTCTTCTACGTGCTGACCGTCCGAGGCTTCCTTTACACGATCTTCGGCATCCTCGTGACCACTTGGGTCTGGGCCGCCATCAGCGTGGCCCTCTCGCCCATCGGCATGCCCGCCTTCACGTCCGCCTTCGTGATCGTCACCCTCCTCATGCTCTTCGCCAAGGGCTTCTTCCCGGGGCTGGTCCCGGTGGCGACGGAAGACGCGACCACCGCCGAGGACAACCTGGCGCGGTGGCGGAGGCACGTCGAGCAGGCAGAAGCACGCGGCCCCGCAGTCGGCTGAGCCCCGGGGATTCAGCGAGACGCTGGAGAAGCGACGCCGCGCAGCCCGCGAACGGTTCGAGAACGTCCTGGACGCGTGATGAGCCGCTTTCAGTACCGTCTCAGGTCCTACTGGGTGTCGCGGAGTCCAGCCGCACGTCCGCCCCGTGGCGGAGCCGTCCCGCGCCTGCGGCGCGGGACGGCTCCGCAAGACCACCGGGTGAGGGTCGGCTACGCGGCGACCGCCTGCATGCCGCGATCCGCGACGACGGGGCCCTGCACGCTCGGCCTGACGTCGAAGTCGAAGACGGCGACCGGCAGGTACAGGGAGCAGCACGCGTTGGGGATGTCGACGATGCCGCTGATCCGCCCCTCGATGGGGGCCGAACCGAGCAACAGGTACGCCTGCTCCCCGGTGTAACCGAACTTCTTCAGGTACTCGATGGCGTTCAGACAGGCCCGGCGGTAGGCGAGCGTGGCGTCGAGGTAGAAGTTGCGGTTCTCCTCGTGCTGCACCGACACGCCGATGAAGGTCAGGAACTCGGTGTACCGCGGCTCCATCCTGCCCGGCATGAAGAGGGGGTTGGTGGTGACCCCGTACGTCTCCATGCCGCCCTTGATGAGATCCACGCCGAGGTCGATGTACCCGCCTATCTCGATGGCGCCGCAGAAGCTGATCTCCCCGTCGCCCTGGCTGAAGTGCAGGTCGCCCATGGAGAGCTTCGCCTCCGGGACGAACACGGGGAAGAAGATGCGGCTCCCAGCGGTGAGGTTCTTGATGTCCTGGTTGCCGCCGTTCTCCCGGGCAGGCACGGTCCGCGCGCCCTCCCGGGCGACCTTCTGCAGTTCCGACCCGGTGAGCTTCCCGGCCAGCACCCCGTCTTCCACAGGCGGCAGCGCGAGGGGAGGAACCCGCTGCGGGTCCTGCTCTATGAGCGCCCTTTCGCGCTCGTTCCACTTCGCCAGCAGCTCCGCCGACGGCGCGGTTCCTATGAGCCCCGGGTGGGTGATACCGGTGTAGCGCACGCCCGGTATGTGACGCGAGGTCGTCTCGTGACCATGGAGGTCCCAGATCGCCTTGTAGGCGTCCGGGAAGTAGTCGGTGAGGAAGCCGCCACCGTTCACCTTCGCGAAGATCCCGGTGTATCCCCAACCCTGCCCGGGTGCCGGTCCCACCTCCTGGGGAACCGGCCCGAGATCGAGGATGTCGACGACGAGCAAGTCCCCGGGCTCGGCGCCCTCGACCCCGATCGGGCCGCTCAGCATGTGGCAGAGGGTGAGGTCCACGTCGCGCACGTCATTGGCGGAATCGTTGTTCCCGATCTGGGCGTCGGTCCAGTCCCGGCACTCCACCCGGAACTCCTCACCCGGCCTGACCCGGGTGGCGACCGGGATGTCGGGGTGCCACCTGTTGTGTCCCGGCACCTCCTGATCGCGCATTGATTTGGACTGGTCCACATGGAACACGGTCTTAGGCATTTCCTGCTCCTCTGCTCGGTGTTTTCGATCGTTTCGCGTCCCCCGCAGGATGTGATCCGGTCCGCGACGCCGCAAGCGGACAGAGTCGCGGTGCGGGATACCCCGTAGAAGTTGAATCAGGAATTACTCGGTGCCATAAATCAAGGACAGGCGATGTGGACCGGTGCCGTCCTCCACGCGGCGCGGCCCAGCGTGTTCATTCGCCCCCGCTGTCATTTCGCGCGGCACGGGAATCCGCCGCGGTCACCGGTGGAGCCCAAGAACGAGGCGCGGCCTGGCCCCGCCTCGAATCAGGGCCTCGGCAGATGCGCGAGCGCAGGATGTGGTTCGCGAGGCCGATGGGGTCTGGGTGGTGTTTTCGTGACAACCGCGGGGTTGTCGCGACTCGCCTCCTCACGCTGCAACGCGGAAGCCAGAGCCGGCGGGGTACGGACCAGTGACGGCGGGGAGAAAATCCGCCGGGCCTCACGCCCGCAGACGGGACAGGTGCCGACAGAGGGTGCGGTTCCGATCGCCGTGTGGTATTCGAAAGAACCGCACTCGGCACACTTGTATTCGTAGGTCGCCACGACTACCTCCGGTGGCGACTTTGGCGGAACATGTGTTCCACCGCCTACTTGTCAGACTACACACGCCTGCCTGAGAGCGCAGCCATCAAATTGGCCGTAACTGCCCGCCTCGTTGCTGCGGAGCCGCGTACGTCACGGTGCGTCCGCGCGGCTCGCCCGGTCTGATCTGACGAGATACCCCCGCCCTCCCGGGGGGCGAACCCTATTCCAGGATTCCGCCCGCCTCCGCTTCATGCCAGCGCACGGGCGAAACCTGTGGAAAACTCACATCCTGTGGAAAACGATCCTGGCGTGGGCGGCGAAAGACCGCGCGCTTTTGGCCCGCTCCGGTCCCGGCGCGGCGCCGGACTATCACCGACCTGACATGGCCTGCCCACCCGAGCCCTGGCCGCCCGGGACGCCTCAGTACCCGCGCCAGCTCTCCCGCTCGTAATCGAGGATCCGCGGGTGGATCAGGGTGGACGGCGGCAGGGCCAGGCGGGGGCGGTCCTTCGGGAACACCGCCGCGGCCCGCAGCACGGCCTCGTCCAGGTACCGCAGCGGCGGCACGTCGTCGGGCAGGCGCAGCTCAGGCGGCTGGGTGGCGGCCAGCACGAACCCCCAGTTGCCGAAGGTCGGCACGTCCACCGCGTACTGGACGGTCCGCAGCCCCGCGGCCCGGACCGAGGCGTCCACGCACCAGTACGGCTTGGGCGCGAAGTACGGCGACCCGGCCTGGACGACCATCCGCCCGCCGGGGTTCAGGGCACGCCGGGCCATCGTGTAGAACTCGACCGAGTACAGCTTCGCCGTGGCCACGTCGTCCGGGTCGGGCATGTCGACGATCACCACGTCGAACCGCTCCCGGTTGCCGCGCAGCCAGGCGAACGCGTCGGCGGTGACCGTGCGGACCCGCGGGTCGTGCAGGGACCGCCGGTTGAGCGCGACCAGGTCCGGGTACGTGCGCGCGAGCCGCAGCACAGCCGGGTCGAGTTCGACCTCGACGACCCGCTCCACCGCCGGGTACCGGAGCACCTCGCGCAGCGCGAGCCCGTCGCCGCCGCCCAGGATCAGCACCGACCGGTGCGGGCCGGCCATCGCCGGGTGGACCAGCGCCTCGTGGTACCGGTACTCGTCCACCGACGAGAACTGCAGGTCCCCGTTGAGGAACAGCCGCAGGTCGCCGCCGCGCACCAGCGACGACCGGGTGAGGACGATGTCCTGGTACGCCGACCGCTCCGCGTACACGATCGGGTCCTCGTACAGCGCCTGGCGCGCGGTGACCTCGAACCGCCCGGCCAGCGCGTATGCGACCGCGAGCACGCCGAGGACCAGCGCCATCCCGGCCGAGAGCGCCCACCGGACGCGGCGGCGCAGCGAGCCCCGGAACAGCCACAGCACCACGGCCACGCCGGCGATCGCGTTCACCGCGCCGGTGACCAGCGCCCCCCGGATCTGCCCGAACACCGGCAGCAGCACGAACGGGAACGCCAGCCCGCCCAACAACGCGCCCACGTAGTCGGCGGCGAACAGGTCGGCGACCGCGCTGCCCGGGTCCTGGCGACGGATCCGCTGGATGAGCGTCATCAGCAGCGGGATCTCCGCGCCGATCAGCGCACCCACCACGAACGCGATCACGACCAGGGCCGGCTGGTACACGTCCAGCCAGGCGAACGAGGCGTACAGCGCGAGCACCGACAGCCCGCCGAGCAAGGCGAGCAGCCCCTCGACCGCGGCGAACGACTCGGCGCTCCTGCGCTGCAGTCCCTTCGCGGCCAACGAGCCGACGCCCATGGCGAACACCATGACCGACAGCACGATCGACGCCTGCACGACCGAGTCGCCGATCAGGTAGCTGCCGAGCGCGACCAGCGCCAGCTCATACACCAGGCCGCACGCCGCGCACACGAACACCGCCAGCAGCACCAGGAAACGCGCCAGCCGGCGGGACACCGGCAGCGGCAGCCGCTCGTCCGGCTCGGCGTCGACGCCGGGAAGCCCGGCGACGGGCGGTTCGACCTGGTTCGGGGCGGTGTACGTCACAGAAGGTTCAGGCTATGGCAGCGCTCACGATGGCGGCCACCGCCACGTGGTTGGCCGCCACCACCCAGGCGCACGGATGCGGGTCGGCGTCCACGCACAACTCGCCGAGCCTGCCGGGCGTGAGGAAGTCCACCACCGCGAACGAGATCACCATCAGGATCAGCCCCAGCACCCCGTACCCGGCCGCGCTGATCAGCCCTTGGACGAAGTCGTCGTGGCTGGTCGCGATCGCCGTGGTGACGATGGCGCCGACCCCCAGGGCGTTCGAGGCCAGCACCAGGGCCGCGTTGCGGTTGCGCTCGGTCCAGATGAGCTGGCCGAGCCTGCCCGGGGTGAGCAGGTCGACCAGCAGGTACCCCAGCGCCAGCAGCACGGTGCCGACCAGGCCGAACGCCAGCCCGGACGCCAGGCCGGCGAACAGTTCGTTGATGTCCATCGAGGCTCAACTCTCCTGCTTGTACGAGGGTTGGGCGAGGCCCGGCCCCGGCGGTGGTTGCGACGACCCGGGCCCGGCTGACGGGCCGCCCGGCTGCGGCGGGATCCCAGGCCGCGGCGGGCCGTCCGGCTGGGCGGACCGAGCCGGCTTGCCCGGCGGTGTGGGGGCGGCCTCCTGCGGTTTCTTGACCAGGGCCACGATCAGCCAGATCAGCGCGGCTACCGCACCCAGGCCCAGCAGCGTGAGCGCCACCCCGTTCTGCCGCCACAGGTCGGAGCCGGGCGGGTTGGTCGGGTGGTCGGCGGCCGGGATCGGGCTGGGGTTGGGCTCCGGCGTGAGGTACGGTGCGGCACCGCTCTCGGCGGCCAACATGGGCAGCGCCAGGATCGCCCGGATCGCCGCGTCGTCGTCGCGCTGGCCGACGAGGTCCTTCTCCCGGATGCCGAGTTCTTCCAGGTCGTCGCCGGTCGGCCCGCCCGGGAGGTTGGAGACGACGCGGAAGGAGGCGCTGTCCTCGGCCTCGGAGGAGGCCGAGGTGTAGTGGATCGACGCCTCGAAGACGACGTACTTGGGGCACAAGGCCGGGTTGCGGCGCGGGTCGGCGTCGATGCCGAGGTCGGAGCCGAGACCGAGGTTGGAGCCGATGTCCCGCAGCGTCAGGTGGGTCTCGTAATCGTCGTCGATCTCGATGTACCAGCCGTAGCAGATGCCCTGCTCCGCGCTGGCCTCGGCCAACTCCTCGACCACCTCGGCGGCGTCGGCCGGCTCGATGAGCTCGGCCGCGGCTTCACCGGACCCGCCGAGCACGGCGAAGCCGGTGACCAGGCCGACGGCGGCCGCACGGTACAGGTACCGCATCACTTGCCCACCCCCGGTCCGCCGCCGCGAACGCCTTCGCCGCTGCCGCTGTACGTGCCCCAGGTGCCGCCCACGTAGCCGTACCAGCGGCGGTAGCCGGTTCGTTCGTCGTCCAGGTAGATCCGCGAGCCGCGACCGGCGCCGGTGACCGCCACGATCAGGTCGTGGTACCGCAGGAAGTAACCGGACGGGGTGGACATCTGGTCGGCCGGCTTGTGCTTGCTGCGGATCGAGGCGACCACGGAACTCGGCGGTTCCGAGGCGGCGTACACCGCGCTGCGCGAGTCGCCGGAGACGTACCGGTAGTGCTTGCGCACGTAGTCGCGCGGGGAACCGGCGGAGGCCAAGATCAGCGCGATGATCGACAGGCACACGCCCAGTGCCACACTGGACAGCACGATCTTTTCTTTTCGGCTCATCGAGGCTCCACCCGGCTCTCCGTCGTGACGATCTCCCAGCTCTGCGGGTACGCGTGCCAGGTCCGCCACCCGATCACCCCGCGGGTCGCCTGGGCGAGCAGGATCGTCACCGCGAGCGGCGATCCCGGGAACTGGCCGACGAGCCCGGCGGGATGCGCCTCGACGGTGCGGGTGAGCGTGGTGATCTCGCGAACGAAAGCCTCCTGGTCGTGCTTCTTGATCACGGCACGGAACTCGTACCGCCAGCCCTCGACCTGCTCGCTGACGTGTTCGGGCAGGTAACCCGGCTGGCCGGCCACGCAGGCCACGGTCTCCACGCAGGCCCCGCGCGGCGAGGCGAGGAGCACCTGGTGCGAGGCGCCGAGCAGCCGCAGCTCCAGGTCAACGTCACCGAACTGCAGCGGCAGCATGGCGAGCGCCTGGCGCGGTCCCCCACCCAGCTGCCAGATGAGCTGGCCGGCACACACGTCTGTGTACGGCGTGTCCAAAGCGGTACGCACGGCTGTCAGCTCGACGGGTAGATGGTGAGCGCACCTTGGGGCACCAGGTCGCCGACACCGGCCTCCCACCGGCCGCCCTCGAACCGCTCGAAGGCCAGGAACTTGCCGCCGGGCGCCTCGTAGTCGACGTACTCGACCCGGCCGGCATTGCCGAGCCCGGTGGTGCCCTGCGACTGGAACTGCGCGGTGCCGTGCTCGACCCGCCGGTACTCCACGCCCTCCAGGGTGATGACCTTCTCGGTCGGCAGCAGCCCGGAGTCCTGCAGCTCGGTCCACATCACGACCTGCAGGTCAGGGTCTTCCTCGACGGAGATCCACCGCTTGGTGCCCTCGGCGTCGTCGAGGAAGTGCTCGCTCCACCGGTACCCGCCCTCGCGGAGCCGCAGCGTGCCCCGCACGAAGAACCGCTGGCCCAGGTACTCGACCATGTCGCCGGGCTTGAGCGCCCGCGGGTCGCCGGCGATCTGGTAGGCGTCCGCGAACGGGTCGGCTGGCTGCGGAGCGGCCGGCGCCTGCTGCGCTGTCTTGCGGCTCTGCCGGATGAGGATCACGACCAGCACGATCAGGGCCAGCAGCAGGAGGACGACAAGAGCACCCGTCACCCCGGACAACATGTATGGCTCCCCACCTCAGGTTCCCCGTCCGGGCGAAGGATATCCGGACCCGCTACGGCAGGGGCGCTTTTCCTCGGCATCTGTTCAGATCATGTGATCGAACCAGTCGATATGTAACGGTCTTTCCGCATCGCGACGGCCGGGCGTCCGCACGGTCCGGATGCCGCCCGGCGCACCGGGTAGGCGTGAACCTGACCCGTTGCGCCTGTGCGGTCTCCGCCACCTGGGAAAGGAGCACGGATGACGTCACACACCGATCACCACGGCCGCGGGGCAGCTCTGACAGGCCGCGAGCTGAACCGCCTCGCGGTCACCGCGACGGCGCATTGCCTGACCGGATGCGCCATCGGCGAGATCCTCGGACTGGTGATCGGAACCACGCTCGGGCTGTCCAACGCGTGGACGATCGCGCTCGCGGTCGTGCTGGCCTTCGCCTTCGGCTACTCGTTCACGCTGGTCCCGGTACTGCGATCCGGGCTCGCCTTCGGCACCGCGCTCGGCATCGCCCTGGCCGCCGACACCCTGTCCATCACCGTCATGGAGATCGTCGACAACGTCATCATGTTGCTCATCCCCGGCGCGATGAACGCCGGACTGGACACCTGGCTGTTCTGGGCCAGCCTGGCCGTCGCGCTCGCCGTCGCGTTCGTGGCCGCCCTGCCGGTCAACCGGGCGTTGATCCGGCGCGGCAAAGGCCACGCGGTCGTCCACCAGCACCACCGATGAGAGATCCCGCACGTCGCCGCGTCGGGAAACCCGCGGGTGCGTGTGCCTGGCGCGGTGAGGCGGTAACTTCCGGGGTGTCCGTAGAAGGGAGATCGGATGCGTCGTCCGCTGCTCAATCGCCGGCTGGCCGGGATGGGTACGACGATCTTCGCGGAGATGTCGGCGCTGGCCGTCCGGACCGGGTCGATCAACCTCGGCCAGGGCTTCCCGGACACCGACGGGCCGGCCGAGGTCGCGGAGGCGGCGGCTCGGGCGATCCGTGAAGGACACGGCAACCAGTACCCGCCCGGGCCGGGGATTCCCGAGCTGAGACAGGCGGTCGCCGACCATCAGAGGCGGTTCTACGGCCTGGAGTACGACCCCGAGACCGAGGTGCTGGTCACGGCCGGGGCCACCGAGGCGATCGCCGCGGCGCTGCTGGCACTGCTCGAACCCGGCGACGAGGTGATCGCCCTCGAGCCGTACTACGACTCCTACGCCGCCTGCATCGCCATGACCGGCGCCGTGCGGGTGCCGGTCACGCTACACCCGCCGGACTTCGCGCTCGACCCGGACCAGTTGCGCCGCGCGGTCACCCCCCGCACCCGGCTGCTGCTGATCAACTCCCCGCACAACCCGACCGGGGCCGTGCTGTCCCGGGAGGAGCTCACCGCGATCGCCGAGCTGGCCTGCGAGCGGGACCTGCTCGTGGTGACCGACGAGGTGTACGAGCACCTGGTGTACGACGGGCACGAGCACGTGCCGCTCGCGTCCCTGCCGGGGATGCGCGAGCGCACGGTGTCGATCAGCTCGGCGGGCAAGACGTTCTCGTTCACCGGCTGGAAGATCGGCTGGGTGACGAGCACCCCGGAACTGGTGACGGCGGTGCGCACGGCCAAGCAGTTCCTCACGTACGTGAGCGGCGGGCCGTTCCAGTACGCGGTGGCCGAGGCGCTGCGGCTGCCGGAGTCGTACTTCACCGGGCTGCGCGACGACCTGCGACAGCGGCGGGACCTGCTCGCGGCGGGGCTGGCCGAGGCGGGCTTCACCGTGTACGCGCCGAAGGGCACGTACTTCATCACCACCGACATCCGCTCCCTCGGCGAGGAGGACGGGATGGCGTTCTGCCGCTCCCTGCCGGAGCGGTGCGGGGTGGTGGCGATCCCGAACGTGGTCTTCTACGACGACGAGAAGGCCGGGCGCCCCCTGGTGCGGTTCGCCTTCTGCAAGCGGCCGGAGGTGCTGACCAGCGCGGTCGATCGGCTGCGCCAGCTCGGTCGTCAGCGGCAGGCTCACCGCCGGTGACCGAGGTTCCGTGACCGACACGGCGAGGCGCCGCCCGCAGCGGCGCCTCGTGCTCGTCAGCCGCTCACGGGGACTTGATGACCTCGACGAACTCGCCGATCTCCTGCTCGTTCAGGTTGCGTGCCAGGTCGGCCTCGCTGATCATGCCCACCAGCCGCTGGTGGTCGATGACCGGAACCCGCTTGATCTTGTGCTCCTTCATGTTGTTGAGCACTTCCCGGATGTCCGAGTTCGCCTCGACGTAGACGACCCTGCCCTGGGCCAGTTCGCCGGCACGACACCGCTTCGGGTCCTTGCCCTCCGCGATGCACTTGATCACGATGTCGCGGTCGGTGATGATCCCGTGCAGCTTCTGGTCCTCACCGCAGATGGGCAGCGCGCCGACGTCGAGGTCACGCATCTTGCGGGCGGCCATGTCGAGCGTCTCGTTCTCACCGATGCACTCCGCGCCCGTGTGCATGATGTCACGTGCTGTCGTCATCGGGGCCTCCTCTCCGATGGCCAAGACATGCCCCGGAGACGACCCACCATGCATCCTGGCGGACCGAAAACCGTATGAAAACACCTCCAAACCGGCGAGCCGCCGGAGCCCTGGCGAACGCAGCGCATGGTTGGTTGAAACAAATTTGCCGAACTCGGCATGTTCTCCGGCATCTTTTGCTGTTGTCTCTTGATGATCTTTTCCGCATGTTCGCGGGGAACGGCGTCGATCTTCCCCTGACGACGCCGGACCTTCGCAGATCTTCGGGAGACAGCGATGCCGAACATGACGAGGAGCACCACCCTGGCGGCGTGTACCGCAGGCGTCGTGGCGTTGACGGTCGGCCTGGCGTCCCCGGCCGCGAACGCGGTCACAAAGCTCACCCACGCCCAGGCGGCGGCCATGTTCCGCGACGCCGGCATCACCTGGTCGTCCAGCGGCAACTGCAGCGACCGCAACAACCCGACGTGCACCTCGTTCGAGCAGATCAACCAGACGACGGTGCAGGGCGTCATCACGTTGAAGCAGGCCAGCGGCTGCGCGATCAACATCACCGGCGGCACCGAGACCGGCCACGCGGGCGGCACCTACAGCCACTGGAACGGCTACAAGGTCGACATCAGCCCCTACACCTGCGTCAGCAACTACATCACCGGCCACTTCACCTACATCGGCAAGCGCAGC encodes the following:
- a CDS encoding DUF350 domain-containing protein yields the protein MDINELFAGLASGLAFGLVGTVLLALGYLLVDLLTPGRLGQLIWTERNRNAALVLASNALGVGAIVTTAIATSHDDFVQGLISAAGYGVLGLILMVISFAVVDFLTPGRLGELCVDADPHPCAWVVAANHVAVAAIVSAAIA
- the yut gene encoding urea transporter, whose protein sequence is MFRPGGVALPDIPVVHRWPEWTLRGISQVVFQNNWLTGLIILGAIFYNSWVYGVACLVGTVTSTVTAVLLKADRNMVKAGLFGFNGALLGIGLNAFMSQNFTNGELPSWRLYLYIVLGAAFTAVVFSALLTAFRPFDIPALTAPFVIAAWLFIFAVVRFAHLPPGPLLTPGLPSPVQGAGDQYTWTTWYQGIGKGVGEIFFQDNWIIGFLIVLGILVNSRISAGMALLGSVLALATAIVLGAPESMVRGGLFGFNAALTAIALGGFFYVLTVRGFLYTIFGILVTTWVWAAISVALSPIGMPAFTSAFVIVTLLMLFAKGFFPGLVPVATEDATTAEDNLARWRRHVEQAEARGPAVG
- a CDS encoding DUF4178 domain-containing protein, which encodes MLSGVTGALVVLLLLALIVLVVILIRQSRKTAQQAPAAPQPADPFADAYQIAGDPRALKPGDMVEYLGQRFFVRGTLRLREGGYRWSEHFLDDAEGTKRWISVEEDPDLQVVMWTELQDSGLLPTEKVITLEGVEYRRVEHGTAQFQSQGTTGLGNAGRVEYVDYEAPGGKFLAFERFEGGRWEAGVGDLVPQGALTIYPSS
- a CDS encoding SDR family NAD(P)-dependent oxidoreductase; translation: MTTALITGATAGIGAAFARRLAAARYDLILVARDTARLDQTAAGLRDTYGVPVEVMPADLSDRARCQAVEERLRDPDRPVDVLINNAGFGTNASFLRSPIEDEERMLDVLVRAVLRLTHAALPGMVARGRGAIINVSSVAGFLPRGTYGAAKAWVTSFTEGLAAEVADKGVKVIAVCPGFVHTEFHQRAGIETDSIPDWMWLEADEIVEGVLKDLRRGIVVSVPSAQYKALTTIARCTPRGVLARVSRQFGRRR
- a CDS encoding polyamine aminopropyltransferase, with protein sequence MPLPVSRRLARFLVLLAVFVCAACGLVYELALVALGSYLIGDSVVQASIVLSVMVFAMGVGSLAAKGLQRRSAESFAAVEGLLALLGGLSVLALYASFAWLDVYQPALVVIAFVVGALIGAEIPLLMTLIQRIRRQDPGSAVADLFAADYVGALLGGLAFPFVLLPVFGQIRGALVTGAVNAIAGVAVVLWLFRGSLRRRVRWALSAGMALVLGVLAVAYALAGRFEVTARQALYEDPIVYAERSAYQDIVLTRSSLVRGGDLRLFLNGDLQFSSVDEYRYHEALVHPAMAGPHRSVLILGGGDGLALREVLRYPAVERVVEVELDPAVLRLARTYPDLVALNRRSLHDPRVRTVTADAFAWLRGNRERFDVVIVDMPDPDDVATAKLYSVEFYTMARRALNPGGRMVVQAGSPYFAPKPYWCVDASVRAAGLRTVQYAVDVPTFGNWGFVLAATQPPELRLPDDVPPLRYLDEAVLRAAAVFPKDRPRLALPPSTLIHPRILDYERESWRGY
- a CDS encoding FmdB family zinc ribbon protein; protein product: MATYEYKCAECGSFEYHTAIGTAPSVGTCPVCGREARRIFSPPSLVRTPPALASALQREEASRDNPAVVTKTPPRPHRPREPHPALAHLPRP
- a CDS encoding DUF4247 domain-containing protein; the encoded protein is MSRKEKIVLSSVALGVCLSIIALILASAGSPRDYVRKHYRYVSGDSRSAVYAASEPPSSVVASIRSKHKPADQMSTPSGYFLRYHDLIVAVTGAGRGSRIYLDDERTGYRRWYGYVGGTWGTYSGSGEGVRGGGPGVGK
- a CDS encoding DUF2617 family protein, which gives rise to MRTALDTPYTDVCAGQLIWQLGGGPRQALAMLPLQFGDVDLELRLLGASHQVLLASPRGACVETVACVAGQPGYLPEHVSEQVEGWRYEFRAVIKKHDQEAFVREITTLTRTVEAHPAGLVGQFPGSPLAVTILLAQATRGVIGWRTWHAYPQSWEIVTTESRVEPR
- the fmdA gene encoding formamidase, with product MPKTVFHVDQSKSMRDQEVPGHNRWHPDIPVATRVRPGEEFRVECRDWTDAQIGNNDSANDVRDVDLTLCHMLSGPIGVEGAEPGDLLVVDILDLGPVPQEVGPAPGQGWGYTGIFAKVNGGGFLTDYFPDAYKAIWDLHGHETTSRHIPGVRYTGITHPGLIGTAPSAELLAKWNERERALIEQDPQRVPPLALPPVEDGVLAGKLTGSELQKVAREGARTVPARENGGNQDIKNLTAGSRIFFPVFVPEAKLSMGDLHFSQGDGEISFCGAIEIGGYIDLGVDLIKGGMETYGVTTNPLFMPGRMEPRYTEFLTFIGVSVQHEENRNFYLDATLAYRRACLNAIEYLKKFGYTGEQAYLLLGSAPIEGRISGIVDIPNACCSLYLPVAVFDFDVRPSVQGPVVADRGMQAVAA
- a CDS encoding DUF4396 domain-containing protein; translated protein: MTSHTDHHGRGAALTGRELNRLAVTATAHCLTGCAIGEILGLVIGTTLGLSNAWTIALAVVLAFAFGYSFTLVPVLRSGLAFGTALGIALAADTLSITVMEIVDNVIMLLIPGAMNAGLDTWLFWASLAVALAVAFVAALPVNRALIRRGKGHAVVHQHHR